A genomic segment from Actinoplanes sichuanensis encodes:
- a CDS encoding FAD-dependent oxidoreductase yields MSRVTVVGAGVVGLSVAHELARAGHEVGVVAARDAVDSVSGVAAAIWFPHDVDHSAAVLDSAAVTYRRLAELAGDPRTGVHLRSGTVLSRRPGADTSWTRAVPHTEPAGPHGLPAGASGIRCTVPLVETNTYLRWLRATVAGLGVGLRTAEFASIGDVLRQDDADVLVVAAGLRSAALLGDDDVSFPIRGQVVRLANPGLTDWITDDDNPGGLTYVVPRRDDVVCGGTGDVGSWDERPDPDVEAAILRRVTELVPELAGQPVLSRAVGLRPGRSGVRLAAVGGHDRPVFACYGHGGAGFTLSWGDASRVAAMVP; encoded by the coding sequence GTGAGCAGGGTGACGGTGGTGGGTGCCGGGGTCGTCGGGTTGAGCGTCGCTCATGAGCTGGCCCGGGCCGGGCACGAGGTGGGGGTCGTGGCGGCCCGCGACGCGGTGGACAGTGTGTCGGGGGTGGCGGCGGCCATCTGGTTCCCGCACGACGTGGACCATTCGGCGGCGGTGCTGGATTCGGCGGCGGTCACCTACCGGCGGCTGGCCGAACTGGCCGGGGATCCGCGGACCGGCGTGCATCTGCGCAGCGGGACGGTGCTGTCGCGGCGGCCCGGCGCGGACACCTCGTGGACACGGGCGGTCCCGCACACCGAACCGGCCGGGCCGCACGGGCTGCCGGCCGGGGCGTCCGGGATCAGGTGCACGGTTCCGCTGGTGGAGACGAACACCTACCTGCGCTGGCTGCGGGCCACGGTGGCCGGGCTCGGGGTGGGCTTGCGGACGGCCGAGTTCGCGTCGATCGGTGACGTGCTGCGGCAGGACGACGCGGACGTGCTGGTGGTGGCGGCCGGGCTGCGGTCGGCGGCGCTGCTCGGCGACGACGACGTCAGTTTCCCGATCCGCGGTCAGGTGGTGCGGCTGGCCAACCCGGGGCTGACCGACTGGATCACCGACGACGACAACCCGGGCGGGCTCACCTACGTGGTGCCCCGGCGCGACGACGTGGTCTGTGGCGGCACCGGGGACGTCGGATCGTGGGACGAGCGCCCCGACCCGGACGTGGAGGCGGCGATCCTGCGGCGGGTCACCGAGCTGGTGCCGGAGCTGGCCGGGCAGCCGGTGCTGTCCCGGGCGGTCGGGCTGCGGCCGGGCCGGTCCGGGGTGCGGCTGGCGGCGGTCGGCGGCCACGACCGGCCGGTGTTCGCCTGCTACGGCCACGGCGGCGCCGGTTTCACCCTGTCCTGGGGTGACGCGTCCCGGGTCGCCGCCATGGTGCCGTAG
- a CDS encoding VOC family protein: protein MVVRLAMVNGKARDTSALGRFWARALGWTVFSDRPGATAAGPPGFTWPAPGALCLDFIGVPDPAAGRGRLHLDLATTSAAHQTELVADLLRHGATRADVGQGEVPWAVLADPEGNVFCVLEPRDVYRDTGPIAAIVVDCADPRALGRFWSQALGWAVHESSADLTRLRSADGTGPYLEFLRSSGTRSAFHLDLLPYPREGRKVELSRLHALGATAADVGQGDVAWTVLADPEGNVFCVLAD from the coding sequence ATGGTGGTGCGGCTCGCGATGGTCAACGGCAAGGCCCGCGACACCTCGGCGCTCGGCCGGTTCTGGGCCCGGGCACTCGGCTGGACCGTCTTCAGCGACCGGCCCGGAGCGACCGCCGCCGGGCCGCCGGGGTTCACCTGGCCGGCACCCGGCGCGCTCTGTCTCGACTTCATCGGCGTGCCCGACCCGGCCGCCGGGCGGGGCCGGCTGCATCTCGATCTGGCGACCACCTCGGCCGCGCATCAGACCGAGCTGGTCGCCGACCTGCTGAGACACGGCGCCACCCGGGCCGACGTGGGTCAGGGGGAGGTCCCGTGGGCGGTGCTGGCCGACCCGGAGGGCAACGTGTTCTGCGTGCTGGAGCCACGCGACGTCTACCGGGACACCGGGCCGATCGCCGCGATCGTCGTCGACTGCGCCGACCCGCGGGCCCTGGGCCGGTTCTGGAGTCAGGCCCTGGGATGGGCGGTCCACGAGTCGTCCGCCGATCTCACCCGGCTGCGCTCCGCCGACGGCACCGGACCCTACCTCGAATTCCTTCGATCATCGGGTACGCGCTCCGCCTTCCACCTGGACCTGCTGCCGTACCCCCGGGAGGGTCGGAAGGTGGAGCTGAGCCGCCTGCACGCCCTCGGGGCGACCGCCGCCGACGTCGGCCAGGGCGATGTCGCGTGGACCGTCCTGGCCGACCCCGAGGGCAACGTGTTCTGCGTCCTCGCCGACTAG
- a CDS encoding isochorismatase family protein has protein sequence MTFVAARTALIAVDLMPRLVDQDMGPHRGADVVARTAELATALRAAGGTVVLVRVERPNVTEQPPGSGFVPELQPLPGDVVVVKRTIGAFYGTGLADELRAHGVDTVIMAGLATTMGVESTARAAADHGFEVIFAADAMSGTTAAEHDHARTVILPRFGAVHDTKHLLSMLSAG, from the coding sequence ATGACATTCGTCGCCGCCCGGACGGCTCTGATCGCCGTGGACCTGATGCCCCGCCTCGTCGACCAGGACATGGGCCCGCACCGCGGCGCCGACGTGGTCGCCCGGACCGCCGAGCTGGCCACCGCCCTGCGCGCCGCCGGCGGCACGGTCGTCCTGGTCCGGGTCGAGCGCCCGAACGTCACCGAACAGCCACCCGGCAGCGGATTCGTGCCCGAGCTGCAGCCCCTTCCCGGCGACGTCGTGGTGGTCAAACGCACTATCGGCGCCTTCTACGGCACCGGCCTGGCCGACGAACTGCGCGCACACGGCGTCGACACGGTGATCATGGCGGGCCTGGCCACCACGATGGGCGTCGAGTCGACCGCCCGGGCCGCCGCCGACCACGGCTTCGAGGTGATCTTCGCCGCCGACGCGATGAGCGGCACCACGGCCGCCGAACACGACCACGCCCGGACCGTGATCCTGCCCCGCTTCGGAGCCGTCCACGACACGAAACACCTGCTCAGCATGCTGTCAGCTGGGTGA